A window of the Oncorhynchus kisutch isolate 150728-3 linkage group LG12, Okis_V2, whole genome shotgun sequence genome harbors these coding sequences:
- the LOC109882293 gene encoding uncharacterized protein LOC109882293 isoform X1: MTGFLTVLLFCIRLLERRTKKSVRWICLFWGFHYYPHQRLNIELWNCFLILSCLSATAHLPIAGAAETHGMTIHDVKELQSELKNLKSTIEKSDACLYAPTNDDIYNDNCIFKFMHCYLLELEVVLFEDMSVTDNYHDEIKTSIYHRKKQLEEHERQYNSSRCSPCEAQRVANSTIFLYNLERLLERIGQTNMGAWQKLK, translated from the exons ATGACAGGTTTTTTGACAGTGCTCCTTTTTTGCATTCGTTTATTGGAGCGCAGGACAAAG AAAAGTGTGCGATGGATCTGTCTCTTCTGGGGTTTCCATTACTATCCACACCAGCGTCTGAACATTGAGCTCTGGAATTGCTTCTTAATATTGAG CTGCCTGAGTGCCACCGCACATTTGCCCATTGCTGGTGCTGCTGAAACACACGGGATGACAATACATGACGTTAAAGAGCTTCAGTCGGAGTTGAAAAACTTGAAAAGTACCATAGAA AAATCAGATGCCTGTTTGTATGCTCCTACCAACGACGACATCTACAAT GACAACTGCATCTTTAAGTTCATGCACTGTTATTTATTGGAGTTGGAGGTTGTCCTGTTCGAGGACATGTCGGTCACAGATAACTACCATGACGAAATAAAAACATCCATCTACCATCGGAAAAAACAATTGGAAGAACATGAACGCCAATAT AACAGTTCTAGATGCTCACCGTGTGAGGCACAGAGAGTTGCCAACTCCACAATATTCCTCTACAACCTGGAGCGCCTTTTGGAGAGAATAGGGCAAACT AATATGGGTGCCTGGCAGAAGTTGAAATAG
- the LOC109882293 gene encoding uncharacterized protein LOC109882293 isoform X2 → MTGFLTVLLFCIRLLERRTKKSVRWICLFWGFHYYPHQRLNIELWNCFLILSCLSATAHLPIAGAAETHGMTIHDVKELQSELKNLKSTIEKSDACLYAPTNDDIYNDNCIFKFMHCYLLELEVVLFEDMSVTDNYHDEIKTSIYHRKKQLEEHERQYNSSRCSPCEAQRVANSTIFLYNLERLLERIGQTVS, encoded by the exons ATGACAGGTTTTTTGACAGTGCTCCTTTTTTGCATTCGTTTATTGGAGCGCAGGACAAAG AAAAGTGTGCGATGGATCTGTCTCTTCTGGGGTTTCCATTACTATCCACACCAGCGTCTGAACATTGAGCTCTGGAATTGCTTCTTAATATTGAG CTGCCTGAGTGCCACCGCACATTTGCCCATTGCTGGTGCTGCTGAAACACACGGGATGACAATACATGACGTTAAAGAGCTTCAGTCGGAGTTGAAAAACTTGAAAAGTACCATAGAA AAATCAGATGCCTGTTTGTATGCTCCTACCAACGACGACATCTACAAT GACAACTGCATCTTTAAGTTCATGCACTGTTATTTATTGGAGTTGGAGGTTGTCCTGTTCGAGGACATGTCGGTCACAGATAACTACCATGACGAAATAAAAACATCCATCTACCATCGGAAAAAACAATTGGAAGAACATGAACGCCAATAT AACAGTTCTAGATGCTCACCGTGTGAGGCACAGAGAGTTGCCAACTCCACAATATTCCTCTACAACCTGGAGCGCCTTTTGGAGAGAATAGGGCAAACTGTCAGTTGA